In the genome of Streptomyces sp. Tu 3180, the window CGCCCACCAGCCGGGCCGGGCGGTCGTCGAGGACCGCGACCACCCGGCGACCCGGCACCTGCCGCCCGTGTGGGAGTTCACCGACGAGTGGTACGACTTCCGGACCAACCCGCGCCCCGCCGTGCGGGTCCTCGTCCGCGCCGACGAGTCGTCGTACGAGGGGGGCGGCATGGGCGACGACCACCCGCTGGCCTGGTGCCGCGGCCAGGGCGCCGGGCGCGTCTTCTACACCGCCCTCGGGCACGCCGCCGAGGCCTACGACGACCCCGCCTTCCGCGCCCACCTGCTCGGCGGGATCACCTGGGCGGCCGCCCCGCGTCCCTAGGGCCTGCCGGGATCATGCCGTGAACGGGGCCCGGCACGTCACCGCCGACGCCCCGCGACCCGATCCGGACGGCAGACCCTAGGCGTGCCGCTCCGGCAGGCCGGTGACGCGTCCGGCCTCCGCCGGGGCGTCCGTGCCGGACGAAGTGATCACCTCGGAGCGACGGCCGTCCCGGTCCGTCAGGCCGCCCGTGAGGGCGAGGCCGAAGCCGGCCAGGGCGAGAGCGGCACCGACCAGGGCGGGGGAGGTCCAGCCCCAGCCCGCCGAGATGGCCAGGCCGCCGAGCCAGGCGCCGCCCGCGTTGGCCAGGTTGAAGGCGGAGTGGTTGGAGGCCGCCGCCATCGTCGGGGCGTCCTTCGCCCTGGCCATGAGCAGCATCTGGACGGGCGTGGTGATGAAGGAACCCAGCGCACCGATGAAGGTGACCGTCACCAGGGCGGGCAGGGTGCTGTGGACGGTGAAGTAGAACGTCACCAGCGCGGCGGCGAGCAGGGCGAGCCCCGCGTACAGCGTCGGGCGCAGGGCACGGTCCGTGAGCGGGCCCGCGATCAGCGTGCCGAGCGTCATGCCGACGCCGTAGAGCGCGAGGACCAGGGTGGTCGAGGAGTCGGAGACGCCCGTCACCTTCGTCAGCATGGGCACCAGGTAGCTGTAGACGGCGAAGAAGCCGCCGAACCCCACGACGGCCGTGGCCAGGCCGATCGCGACCTGCCTGTTGCCCATCGCCCGCAGCTCGTGCCGGATGCCGGACTGCCGGCCGCGCGGCTGGTGGGGGACGAAGAGGGCCAGCGAGGCGAGGGCGAGCAGACCGATGACGGCGACCGCGAGGTAGGCGGACCGCCAGCCCAGCTGCTGGCCGAGGGCCGTGCCGGCCGGGACGCCGACGATGTTCGCGACGGTGAGTCCGAGGAACATCTTCGAGACGGCGCGTGCGGCCCTGTCGGGGGCGACCAGCCGGGCCGCCACGACGGCGCCCACGCCGAACAGCGCCCCGTGCGGCAGCCCCGCGAGGAAGCGCGCGCCGAAGAGCAGGCCGAAGGTGGGGGCGAGCGCGGACGCGACGTTGCCGACCACGAACAGCCCGGTCAGGAGCAGCAGCAGCCGCTTGTGGGGCACCCGTGCACCGATGCCCGTCAGCACGGGGGCGCCGACGACGACGCCGAGCGCGTAGGCCGAGACGAGGTTGCCGGCGTCCGGCACGGAGACGCCGATCCCGTCGGCGATCTGGGGCAGCAGCCCCATCGTGGCGAACTCGGTCGTGCCGATGCCGAACGCGACGACGGCCAGGGCCAGCAGAGCCAGTGGCATGGTGCGGGGGAACCTTTCGAAGACAGCGGGCCAGGGTGCGAGGGAGGGGAGGACCGGGGTCGTCTCCGGCTCTCGTGGCCGGTCACGCTGAGCACCGTTGCCCGGCGCGCCCCAGGACGGGGCAAGCCCATGAGGAGTGGAGCAAGGGCGGCGGGCCGCGCATTCCAAGATCGGGCCGCACACTGCAGTGACCTGCGTCACGTCGTGCCGGACGGGGCCGCACCGGCCGGACGGGACCCGGCCGCCGGCCGGACGGCGGGGCGTCGCCGTGCCGGAGCGCGCTGCCCCCGTCAGCCGCGGCCGCCCGGACGGGACCCCGGGGGCGCCGTGCTCGCGCGTTCCACCAGGCGCGTCGACAGTTCGGTGCGGGTGCTCTCCGGCCGGTGGCCGTCCATCATGCGCAGCAGCAGGTGCAGCGCCGTCGCCGCCATCTCGGCGCGCGGCTGGCGCACCGTCGTCAGGGGCGGGGCGAGCCAGCGGGCCTCGGGGAGGTCGTCGAAACCGACCACGCTCAGGTCGTCCGGTACGCGCAGACCCCGCTCGGCCAGGGCCTCGTAGACCCCGAGCGCCATGCGGTCCGAGCAGACGAAGACGGCCGTGGGCGGCTCGGGCAGATCGAGGAGCTCGCGCATGCGGCGGGCCGCGGTCTCCCCGGAACCGGTGTGCCGGACGTACTCGGCGCGGTGCCGTACGCCCGCCGCGGCGAGGGCCGAGCGGTAGCCGGCGATGCGCGCGTCACCGCACAGCGTGTCCCGGGGCCCGGCGACCACCGCGATGCGCTCGTGGCCCAGGGACAGCAGGTGTTCGGTCGCCGTCACCCCGCCCCGCCAGTTCGCCGCGCCCACCGAGACGACGCCCGCGGGCGGTTCGAGGACCGGGTCGATCATCACGAAGGGGATGCGGTGCTGCTTCAGCCACGCGCACTGCGGCTCGCTCACCTCGGCCAGGTGGAAGAGCACCCCCGGCGAACCGCGCAGGACGAGCCGGTCCAGCCAGCCCCGCTCCGGGCGCTCGGAACGGCTCCGCGCCGGCGCCGCCGAGACGACGATCTCCAGCCCCGCCCGGTGCGCCGCCTCCTCCGCGCCGTGCAGGACCGCGCCCGACCCGGAGGTCTCCAGCGAGTGCATCACGAGGTCCACCAGGCGCGGCGCCCTCCCGCCGTCGAACCGGGGCCGCCTGATGTAACCGAGCCGGTCCAGTGCCTCGGTGACGCGGCGGCGGGTCTCGGGAGCCACGTCCTCCCGGCCGTTGACCACCTTGGACGCGGTCGGCACCGACACCCCCGCCTCGCGGGCCACCACCGCCAGCGTC includes:
- a CDS encoding MFS transporter codes for the protein MPLALLALAVVAFGIGTTEFATMGLLPQIADGIGVSVPDAGNLVSAYALGVVVGAPVLTGIGARVPHKRLLLLLTGLFVVGNVASALAPTFGLLFGARFLAGLPHGALFGVGAVVAARLVAPDRAARAVSKMFLGLTVANIVGVPAGTALGQQLGWRSAYLAVAVIGLLALASLALFVPHQPRGRQSGIRHELRAMGNRQVAIGLATAVVGFGGFFAVYSYLVPMLTKVTGVSDSSTTLVLALYGVGMTLGTLIAGPLTDRALRPTLYAGLALLAAALVTFYFTVHSTLPALVTVTFIGALGSFITTPVQMLLMARAKDAPTMAAASNHSAFNLANAGGAWLGGLAISAGWGWTSPALVGAALALAGFGLALTGGLTDRDGRRSEVITSSGTDAPAEAGRVTGLPERHA
- a CDS encoding substrate-binding domain-containing protein, whose product is MVRTGSAGTAAGPTLAVVAREAGVSVPTASKVVNGREDVAPETRRRVTEALDRLGYIRRPRFDGGRAPRLVDLVMHSLETSGSGAVLHGAEEAAHRAGLEIVVSAAPARSRSERPERGWLDRLVLRGSPGVLFHLAEVSEPQCAWLKQHRIPFVMIDPVLEPPAGVVSVGAANWRGGVTATEHLLSLGHERIAVVAGPRDTLCGDARIAGYRSALAAAGVRHRAEYVRHTGSGETAARRMRELLDLPEPPTAVFVCSDRMALGVYEALAERGLRVPDDLSVVGFDDLPEARWLAPPLTTVRQPRAEMAATALHLLLRMMDGHRPESTRTELSTRLVERASTAPPGSRPGGRG
- a CDS encoding ThuA domain-containing protein, giving the protein MAPRLLLYTRTTAYRHASIPAAVAAVRTLGEFEADHTEDPAVLERPLDPYAAVVFLSTSGEVLTPAGRARLAAYVEGGGGFVGVHAAACTEDDWPYYGELLGARFDRHPAHQPGRAVVEDRDHPATRHLPPVWEFTDEWYDFRTNPRPAVRVLVRADESSYEGGGMGDDHPLAWCRGQGAGRVFYTALGHAAEAYDDPAFRAHLLGGITWAAAPRP